Proteins co-encoded in one Anabas testudineus chromosome 8, fAnaTes1.2, whole genome shotgun sequence genomic window:
- the LOC113156549 gene encoding myosin heavy chain, fast skeletal muscle-like isoform X1 translates to MSDAEMEQYGPAAIYLRKPDKERIEAQNAPFDAKTAYFVTDPEEVYVKGKLTKKEGGKATVETDTGKTVTVKEDDIFPRNPPKFDKIEDMATMTHLNEPCVLYNLKERYASWMIYTYSGLFCVVVNPYKWLPVYDAQVVTGYRGKKRIEAPPHIFSISDNGYQAMLTDRENQSVLITGESGAGKTVNTKRVIQYFATIAALGGKKAEPTPGKMQVKLGYLLEVLSRKKVFSMYGKLDFYILLQGSIEDQIVAANPLLEAYGNAKTVRNDNSSRFGKFIRIHFGSSGKLASADIETYLLEKSRVTFQLSAERSYHIFYQLMTGHKPELLEALLITTNPYDYPMISQGEITVKSINDVEEFIATDTAIDILGFTAEEKLGIYKLTGAAMHHGNMKFKQKQREEQAEPDGTEVADKIAYLLGLNSADMLKALCYPRVKVGNEMVTKGQTVPQVNNSVMALCKSVYEKMFLWMVVRINEMLDTKQPRQFFIGVLDIAGFEIFDFNSLEQLCINFTNEKLQQFFNHHMFVLEQEEYKKEGIDWEFIDFGMDLAACIELIEKPMGIFSILEEECMFPKASDTTFKNKLHDQHLGKTKCFEKPKPAKGKAEAHFSLVHYAGTVDYNISGWLDKNKDPLNDSVVQLYQKSSNKLLALLYAAHAGADEAAGGKKGGKKKGGSFQTVSALFRENLGKLMTNLRSTHPHFVRCLIPNETKTPGLMENALVIHQLRCNGVLEGIRICRKGFPSRIVYGDFKQRYKVLNASVIPEGQFIDNKKASEKLLGSLDVDHTQYKFGHTKVFFKAGMLATLEEMRDEKLAILVTMTQALCRAYVMRKEFVKMMERRESIYSIQYNIRSFMNVKNWPWLKLYFKIKPLLKSAETEKELQQMKDNYDKMQSDLATALAKKKELEEKMVSLLQEKNDLQLQVAAEVENLSDAEERCEGLIKSKIQLEAKLKETSERLEDEEEINAELTAKKRKLEDECSELKKDIDDLELTLAKVEKEKHATENKVKNLTEEMASQDESIAKLTKEKKALQESHQQTLDDLQAEEDKVNTLTKAKTKLEQQVDDLEGSLEQEKKLRMDLERAKRKLEGDLKLAQESIMDLENDKQQSDEKIKKKDFETSQLLSKIEDEQSLGVQLQKKIKELQARIEELEEEIEAERAARAKVEKQRADLSRELEEISERLEEAGGATAAQIEMNKKREAEFQKLRRDLEESTLQHEATAAALRKKQADSVAELGEQIDNLQRVKQKLEKEKSEYKMEIDDLSSNMEAVAKAKGNLEKMCRTVEDQFSELKAKNDENVRQLNDLNAHKARLQTENGEFARQLEEKEALVSQLTRGKQAFTQQIEELKRHIEEEVKAKNALAHAVQSARHDCDLLREQYEEEQEAKAELQRGMSKANSEVAQWRTKYETDAIQRTEELEESKKKLAQRLQEAEESIEAVNSKCASLEKTKQRLQGEVEDLMIDVERANALAANLDKKQRNFDKVLAEWKQKYEESQAELEGAQKEARSLSTELFKMKNSYEETLDHLETMKRENKNLQQEITDLTEQLGETGKSIHELEKAKKTVETEKSEIQSALEEAEGTLEHEEAKILRVQLELNQVKGEVDRKLAEKDEEMEQIKRNSQRVIDSMQTTLDAEVRSRNDALRVKKKMEGDLNEMEIQLSHANRQAAEAQKQLRNVQGQLKDAQLHLDDALRGQEDMKEQVAMVERRNGLMLAEIEELRVALEQTERGRKVAEQELVDASERVALLHSQNTSLLNTKKKLEADLVQVQGEVDDAVQEARNAEDKAKKAITDAAMMAEELKKEQDTSAHLERMKKNLEVTVKDLQHRLDEAENLAMKGGKKQLQKLESRVRELETEVEAEQRRGADAVKGVRKYERRVKELTYQTEEDKKNVIRLQDLVDKLQLKVKGYKRQAEEAEEQANTHLSRLRKAQHELEESQERADIAESQVNKLRAKSRDVGKAESAE, encoded by the exons ATGTCAGACGCGGAGATGGAGCAGTATGGCCCGGCGGCCATCTACCTCCGGAAGCCAGACAAAGAGAGAATTGAGGCCCAGAATGCTCCTTTTGATGCCAAAACAGCCTACTTTGTGACTGATCCTGAAGAGGTGTATGTCAAGGGCAAACTCACCAAAAAGGAGGGTGGCAAAGCCACAGTTGAGACAGATACTGGAAAG ACTGTCACCGTAAAAGAGGATGACATTTTTCCAAGGAATCCTCCAAAGTTTGACAAAATTGAGGACATGGCCACAATGACCCACCTCAATGAACCTTGCGTGCTGTATAACCTCAAAGAGCGTTATGCATCATGGATGATCTAC ACCTACTCTGGATTGTTCTGCGTTGTCGTGAACCCATACAAGTGGCTTCCTGTGTACGATGCTCAAGTTGTGACTGGatacagaggaaagaagaggattGAGGCTCCACCCCacatcttctccatctctgaCAATGGCTATCAGGCCATGCTCACTG ATCGGGAGAACCAGTCTGTCCTGATTAC TGGAGAATCTGGTGCAGGAAAGACTGTCAACACCAAGCGTGTCATCCAGTACTTTGCAACAATTGCAGCTCTTGGCGGTAAAAAGGCTGAGCCAACACCTGGCAAGATGCAGGTAAAGTTGGGTTATTTATTAGAAGTGTTATCCAGAAAGAAAGTATTTTCAATGTATGGCAAATTGGACTTCTATATTCTCTTGCAGGGTTCCATTGAGGACCAAATTGTTGCAGCCAACCCTCTGCTTGAGGCCTATGGTAATGCCAAGACTGTGAGGAATGACAACTCTTCTCGTTTT GGTAAATTCATCAGAATCCACTTTGGTTCTTCTGGAAAGTTGGCTTCAGCTGATATTGAAACAT ACCTGCTGGAGAAGTCTCGTGTCACCTTCCAGTTGTCTGCTGAGAGAAGCTACCATATCTTTTATCAGCTGATGACTGGTCATAAGCCTGAGCTCTTGG AGGCTCTTCTGATCACCACCAACCCCTATGACTATCCGATGATCAGTCAGGGTGAAATCACTGTTAAAAGCATCAATGACGTGGAGGAGTTTATTGCAACAGAT ACTGCTATTGACATTTTGGGCTTCACTGCTGAGGAGAAATTGGGCATCTACAAGCTGACTGGTGCTGCGATGCATCATGGCAACATGAAATTCAAGCAGAAACAGCGTGAGGAGCAGGCTGAACCTGATGGAACTGAGg TGGCTGACAAAATTGCCTACCTGTTGGGCCTGAACTCAGCTGATATGCTGAAAGCTCTGTGCTACCCAAGGGTCAAAGTCGGAAATGAGATGGTGACCAAAGGTCAAACTGTGCCACag GTCAACAATTCTGTCATGGCTCTGTGCAAGTCTGTCTATGAGAAAATGTTCTTGTGGATGGTCGTCCGTATCAATGAGATGCTGGACACCAAACAGCCAAGACAGTTCTTCATCGGAGTGTTGGATATCGCTGGATTTGAGATCTTCGAT TTCAACAGTTTGGAGCAACTCTGCATCAACTTCACCAATGAGAAACTGCAACAGTTTTTCAACCACCACATGTTTGTACTGGAGCAAGAGGAGTACAAGAAAGAAGGTATTGACTGGGAGTTCATTGACTTCGGTATGGACTTGGCTGCCTGCATTGAGCTTATTGAGAAG CCAATGGGCATCTTCTCCATCCTTGAAGAGGAGTGCATGTTCCCCAAGGCCTCTGACACAACTTTCAAGAACAAGCTGCATGACCAGCATCTTGGCAAGACCAAGTGCTTTGAAAAGCCAAAACCTGCAAAGGGCAAGGCTGAGGCTCACTTCTCCCTGGTCCATTATGCTGGTACGGTAGACTACAACATTTCTGGCTGGCTGGACAAAAACAAGGACCCACTGAATGACTCAGTTGTGCAGCTCTACCAGAAGTCTTCAAACAAGCTGCTTGCTCTTCTTTATGCAGCTCATGCTGGGGCTGATG AGGCTGCTGGTGGTAAGAAGGGTGGCAAAAAGAAGGGTGGCTCCTTCCAGACCGTCTCTGCTCTTTTCAGA GAGAACTTGGGCAAGCTGATGACTAACTTGAGGAGCACTCATCCTCATTTTGTCCGCTGCCTGATTCCCAATGAAACAAAGACCCCAG GTCTTATGGAAAACGCTTTGGTCATCCACCAACTGAGATGTAATGGTGTGCTGGAAGGTATCAGAATCTGCAGAAAGGGATTCCCCAGCAGAATCGTCTACGGTGACTTCAAGCAGAG ATATAAAGTATTGAATGCCAGTGTCATCCCTGAGGGACAGTTCATTGACAACAAGAAAGCTTCAGAGAAGCTGCTGGGCTCCCTTGATGTGGACCACACTCAGTACAAGTTTGGACACACTAAG gTGTTCTTCAAAGCTGGCATGCTGGCTACCCTggaggagatgagagatgagaaaCTGGCTATACTGGTGACTATGACTCAGGCTCTTTGCAGAGCATACGTCATGAGGAAGGAGTTTGTTAAGATGATGGAGAGGAG agaATCTATCTATTCCATTCAGTACAACATCCGCTCCTTTATGAATGTGAAGAACTGGCCCTGGCTCAAACTGTACTTCAAGATCAAGCCTCTTCTGAAGAGTGCTGAGACTGAGAAGGAGCTGCAACAGATGAAAGATAACTATGACAAGATGCAGTCAGACCTGGCTACTGCCCTGGCCAAGAAGAAGGaactggaggagaaaatggTTTCATTGCTGCAGGAAAAGAATGACCTGCAACTGCAAGTGGCTGCT GAAGTTGAGAACCTCTCTGATGCTGAGGAAAGGTGTGAAGGACTCATTAAGAGCAAGATCCAGCTCGAGGCCAAACTAAAAGAGACAAGCGAGAGactggaggatgaagaggaaatCAATGCTGAGCTCACTGCCaagaagaggaagctggaggatgAATGCTCTGAGCTGAAGAAGGACATTGATGACTTGGAGCTCACCCTGGCTAAagtggagaaggagaaacatGCCACAGAAAACAAG GTGAAAAACCTGACAGAGGAGATGGCATCTCAAGATGAGTCAATTGCCAAGCTAACTAAGGAGAAGAAAGCTCTCCAAGAGAGCCACCAACAAACGCTTGACGATCTCCAggcagaggaagacaaagtCAACACTCTGACCAAGGCCAAGACAAAGCTTGAACAGCAAGTGGACGAT CTTGAAGGTTCACTGGAGCAAGAGAAGAAGCTCCGCATGGACCTTGAGAGAGCCAAGAGGAAGCTTGAAGGAGATCTGAAACTTGCCCAGGAATCCATAATGGATCTGGAGAATGACAAGCAGCAGTCTGACGAAAAAATCAAGAA GAAAGACTTTGAGACAAGCCAGCTCCTCAGCAAGATTGAGGATGAACAGTCTCTAGGTGTTCAGCTTCAGAAAAAGATTAAAGAACTCCAG GCTCGTATtgaggagctggaagaggagattGAGGCTGAGAGGGCTGCTCGGGCTAAGGTTGAGAAGCAGAGGGCTGACCTCTCCAGGGAGCTTGAGGAGATCAGTGAGAGGCTTGAGGAAGCTGGCGGAGCAACAGCCGCTCAGATTGAGATGAACAAGAAGCGTGAGGCTGAATTCCAGAAGCTGCGTCGTGACCTTGAAGAGTCCACCCTGCAGCATGAAGCTACGGCAGCAGCTCTGCGCAAGAAGCAGGCTGACAGTGTTGCAGAACTGGGAGAGCAGATCGACAACCTCCAGCGTGTCAAGcagaagctggagaaggagaagagcgAGTACAAGATGGAAATTGATGACCTCAGCAGCAACATGGAGGCTGTAGCTAAAGCAAAG GGCAATTTGGAGAAAATGTGCAGAACTGTTGAAGACCAGTTTAGTGAGCTCAAAGCCAAAAACGATGAGAATGTGCGTCAGCTGAATGACCTTAATGCACATAAAGCaagactgcagacagagaaTG GTGAATTTGCTCGCCAGCTTGAAGAGAAAGAAGCTCTTGTTTCTCAGCTGACCAGAGGCAAACAGGCTTTCACTCAGCAGATTGAAGAGCTCAAGAGACACATTGAGGAGGAAGTGAAG GCCAAGAATGCCCTGGCACATGCTGTCCAGTCAGCCCGCCATGACTGTGATCTGCTCAGAGAGCAGTatgaggaagagcaggaggccAAAGCTGAGCTGCAGCGAGGAATGTCTAAGGCCAACAGTGAagtggctcagtggagaaccAAATATGAGACTGATGCTATCCAGCGTactgaggagctggaggagtcTAA GAAAAAGCTTGCCCAGCGTCTACAGGAGGCTGAGGAATCCATTGAGGCTGTGAACTCCAAGTGTGCATCTTTAGAGAAGACCAAGCAGAGGCTGCAGGGTGAGGTGGAGGACCTCATGATTGATGTGGAAAGAGCTAATGCACTGGCTGCTAATCTTGACAAGAAGCAGAGGAACTTTGATAAG GTCCTGGCTGAGTGGAAGCAAAAGTATGAGGAGAGCCAGGCAGAGCTGGAAGGAGCCCAGAAGGAGGCTCGCTCTCTCAGCACTGAACTGTTCAAGATGAAGAACTCTTATGAGGAGACTCTGGATCACCTGGAGACcatgaagagagagaacaagaacCTGCAGC AGGAGATCACAGACCTGACAGAGCAGCTTGGTGAGACTGGAAAGAGTATCCACGAACtggagaaagcaaagaaaacagtggagacGGAGAAGTCTGAAATTCAGTCAGCACTGGAGGAAGCAGAG GGCACACTGGAACATGAGGAGGCCAAGATTCTTCGCGTCCAGCTTGAGCTCAACCAGGTCAAAGGTGAGGTTGACAGAAAGCTGgcagagaaagatgaggagatgGAGCAGATCAAGAGGAACAGCCAGAGAGTGATTGACTCCATGCAGACTACTCTTGATGCTGAGGTCAGGAGCAGGAACGACGCCCTGAGAGtcaagaagaagatggagggtGACCTGAATGAGATGGAGATTCAGCTGAGCCATGCCAACAGGCAGGCTGCTGAGGCCCAGAAACAACTGAGGAATGTCCAGGGACAGCTCAAG GATGCCCAATTGCACCTTGATGATGCTCtcagaggacaggaagacatGAAGGAGCAGGTTGCCATGGTGGAGCGCAGAAATGGACTGATGCTGGCTGAGATTGAGGAGCTGAGAGTTGCTttggagcagacagagagaggacgcAAAGTGGCTGAGCAAGAGTTGGTTGATGCTAGTGAGCGTGTTGCATTGCTTCACTCTCAG AACACCAGTCTACTGAACAccaagaagaagctggaggctGACCTTGTGCAGGTCCAGGGTGAGGTGGATGATGCTGTTCAGGAAGCCAGAAATGCTGAAGACAAAGCTAAAAAGGCCATTACTGAT GCTGCTATGAtggcagaggagctgaagaaggagcAGGACACCAGTGCTCATCTGGAGAGAATGAAGAAGAACCTGGAAGTCACAGTCAAGGACCTGCAGCACCGTCTGGATGAGGCTGAGAACCTCGCCATGAAGGGTGGAAAGAAGCAGCTCCAGAAACTGGAGTCCAGG GTCCGTGAGCTGGAAACTGAAGTTGAGGCTGAGCAGAGACGTGGAGCTGATGCTGTGAAAGGCGTCCGCAAATATGAGAGGAGAGTGAAGGAGCTGACATACCAg ActgaggaggacaagaagaatGTGATCAGACTCCAGGATCTGGTAGATAAGCTGCAGCTCAAAGTCAAGGGTTACAAGAGACAAGCTGAGGAGGCT GAGGAGCAGGCCAACACCCACCTGTCCAGACTGAGAAAAGCCCAGCATGAGCTGGAGGAATCTCAAGAGCGTGCTGACATCGCTGAGTCCCAGGTCAATAAGCTGAGAGCCAAGAGCCGCGATGTTGGAAAG GCCGAAAGTGCTGAATAA